From a region of the Flavobacterium sediminilitoris genome:
- a CDS encoding Gfo/Idh/MocA family protein, which yields MLKIGVLGAGHLGKIHLRLLNQSSKYELVGFYDPFEENAIKIEAEFGYKKFDSIAALISAVDVVDIVTPTLSHHDCALEAIKAGKHVFLEKPISNTVEEAEEIIELAKKHNVKGQVGHVERFNPAFIAVKDQIQNPMFIETHRLAEFNPRGTDVPVVLDLMIHDIDAILSVVKSKVKSINASGVSVISDSPDIANARIEFENGCVANITSSRISMKNMRKSRFFQKDAYISVDYLDKICEVVKMKDAPEIPGDFDMILQNAEGIKKQIYFDNPNVNANNAILDELETFADAINNDTTPIVTLEDGTEALRVAYQIIDCFNK from the coding sequence ATGCTAAAAATTGGTGTTCTAGGTGCTGGACATTTAGGAAAAATACATTTACGATTATTAAATCAATCTTCAAAATATGAATTAGTTGGGTTTTACGATCCTTTCGAAGAAAACGCAATCAAAATAGAAGCAGAATTTGGTTATAAAAAATTTGATTCCATTGCAGCGCTAATTAGTGCAGTTGATGTAGTTGATATTGTTACGCCAACTTTATCACATCATGATTGTGCTTTAGAAGCTATAAAAGCAGGTAAGCATGTTTTTTTAGAAAAACCCATTTCTAATACTGTTGAAGAAGCAGAAGAGATTATTGAGTTAGCAAAAAAACATAATGTAAAAGGACAAGTAGGTCATGTAGAACGATTTAATCCAGCATTTATAGCGGTAAAAGATCAAATTCAAAATCCGATGTTTATAGAAACACATCGTTTAGCAGAGTTTAATCCTCGTGGTACAGATGTTCCTGTAGTTTTAGATTTAATGATTCATGATATTGATGCTATTCTAAGTGTTGTGAAATCAAAAGTAAAGAGCATTAATGCAAGTGGTGTTTCTGTTATTTCCGACTCACCAGATATTGCCAATGCTCGTATCGAATTTGAAAATGGATGTGTCGCAAATATTACGTCTAGTAGAATTTCTATGAAAAACATGCGTAAATCACGTTTTTTTCAAAAAGATGCTTATATATCTGTTGATTATTTAGATAAAATCTGTGAAGTAGTAAAAATGAAAGATGCTCCAGAAATTCCTGGTGATTTTGATATGATTCTACAAAATGCAGAAGGTATAAAAAAACAAATCTATTTTGATAATCCAAATGTAAATGCAAATAATGCTATTTTAGATGAATTAGAAACTTTTGCAGATGCTATCAATAATGATACTACTCCAATTGTTACCCTTGAAGATGGTACAGAAGCATTACGAGTTGCTTATCAAATCATTGATTGTTTTAACAAATAG
- a CDS encoding mechanosensitive ion channel family protein — MFNKIFNDTEILIEFSIICGLTIIASLLFDRYLNHYLSGRTSTLNNDPTNFYFFKHLFKAIIYLIGFGWALLTLPITKTYGHSLLAGAGVTTLIAGFASQQALSNIVSGVFILIFKPFRINDLIEFQGKKGKVLEVNLHDTVLLDEFENKIIIPNSILSNGIITNFKNNIK, encoded by the coding sequence ATGTTTAATAAGATTTTTAACGATACAGAAATTTTAATTGAATTTTCTATAATTTGTGGTTTAACAATTATAGCTTCATTACTTTTTGATCGTTATTTAAATCATTATTTAAGCGGAAGAACATCAACTCTAAATAATGATCCTACTAATTTCTATTTTTTTAAACATCTTTTTAAAGCAATTATTTATCTAATAGGATTTGGTTGGGCTTTATTGACTTTACCTATAACAAAAACCTACGGACATTCATTATTAGCTGGTGCAGGAGTTACAACATTAATTGCAGGTTTTGCATCACAACAAGCATTAAGTAATATTGTAAGTGGAGTATTTATACTCATTTTTAAACCTTTTAGAATTAATGATTTAATAGAGTTTCAAGGAAAAAAAGGAAAAGTCTTAGAAGTAAACCTTCATGATACTGTATTATTAGATGAATTTGAAAATAAAATAATAATCCCTAATTCTATTTTATCAAATGGAATTATTACCAATTTTAAAAATAACATAAAATGA
- a CDS encoding 3-hydroxyacyl-CoA dehydrogenase family protein: protein MKQIAVIGAGTMGNGIAHTFAQSGFTVKLIDISEKSLEKGMATIANNLDRMVTKGVITEDDKHKTIANIITYTDIKDGVVGCDLVVEAATENVALKMNIFKQLSDVCDHNVILASNTSSISITQIAAQVVHPERVIGMHFMNPVPIMKLVEIIRGYNTSDEVTKIIMELSIKLGKTPTEVNDYPGFVANRILMPMINEAIETLYNGVAGVSEIDTVMKLGMVHPMGPLQLADFIGLDVCLSILNVMYDGFKNPKYAPCPLLVNMVMAGKLGIKSGEGFYDYAESKKAEKVSKQFSK from the coding sequence ATGAAACAAATAGCTGTAATAGGAGCTGGAACTATGGGTAATGGAATTGCGCATACATTTGCACAATCTGGATTTACTGTAAAATTAATTGATATTTCTGAAAAATCTTTAGAAAAAGGAATGGCAACCATTGCTAATAACCTTGATCGAATGGTTACAAAAGGAGTAATAACAGAAGATGATAAACATAAAACTATTGCTAATATTATTACTTATACTGATATTAAAGATGGTGTTGTAGGTTGCGATTTAGTAGTTGAGGCTGCTACAGAAAACGTAGCTTTAAAAATGAATATTTTTAAACAATTAAGTGATGTTTGTGATCACAATGTAATTTTAGCATCAAACACATCTTCTATTTCTATTACACAAATTGCAGCACAAGTAGTGCATCCTGAAAGAGTAATTGGAATGCATTTTATGAACCCTGTGCCAATTATGAAATTAGTTGAAATTATCCGTGGCTATAACACATCTGATGAAGTAACTAAAATTATCATGGAATTATCAATTAAATTAGGAAAAACACCAACAGAAGTAAATGATTATCCTGGATTTGTAGCTAATAGAATTCTAATGCCAATGATAAATGAAGCGATTGAAACCCTATATAATGGTGTTGCAGGAGTTTCTGAAATTGATACCGTTATGAAATTAGGAATGGTACATCCAATGGGACCATTACAATTAGCCGATTTTATTGGATTAGATGTTTGTTTGTCTATCTTAAATGTAATGTACGATGGATTTAAAAATCCAAAATATGCACCTTGTCCATTATTAGTAAATATGGTAATGGCAGGAAAATTAGGAATTAAATCTGGAGAGGGTTTCTATGACTATGCTGAAAGCAAAAAAGCAGAAAAAGTATCAAAACAATTTTCAAAGTAA
- a CDS encoding DUF1015 domain-containing protein codes for MAKIIPFKAVRPSPDKVGLVTCRNYEDYSAAELAAWLNFNPYSFLHVINPAYANVQSISLDKRFKGVALKYKDFKDENIFIQEERPAFYLYEINTKNKIFTGIIAGTSIKDYQNNHIKKHEDTLEYRVEMFKNYLHQTRFNTEPVLITYPDSIELTTWILLKKQNEPLSQFSTTNKEKHTLWKIDTQSDIDWLADHFENIPDLYIADGHHRSASAEMLYKDDKHLGNPNLDYFMSFLIAESNVKIYEFNRIIKDLNNYTKEDFLKKIAQHFIIKAKEQELWKPQNKFEFGMYLDGNFYALFYKNEKIKNDSFLENLDAQILYDTILNPILGIEDLRNDERIKYIPGKQSITAIKEVIDEGNYKVGFMLYPSDISEIKTLADNNLIMPPKSTYIEPKFRSGLIVYEL; via the coding sequence ATGGCTAAAATAATTCCTTTTAAAGCAGTTCGTCCTTCACCTGACAAAGTAGGACTTGTTACTTGTAGAAACTATGAAGATTATAGTGCTGCTGAGCTTGCTGCTTGGTTAAACTTTAATCCTTATTCTTTTTTACATGTAATTAATCCTGCTTATGCCAATGTACAAAGTATTAGCTTAGATAAACGTTTTAAAGGAGTTGCCTTAAAATATAAAGATTTTAAAGATGAAAACATTTTCATCCAAGAAGAAAGACCAGCATTTTACTTGTATGAAATTAATACTAAAAATAAAATTTTCACAGGAATAATCGCAGGAACTTCCATTAAAGATTACCAAAATAATCATATTAAAAAACATGAAGACACGCTAGAGTATCGTGTAGAAATGTTTAAAAATTATTTGCATCAAACACGTTTTAATACAGAACCCGTATTAATTACATATCCTGACAGTATTGAATTAACAACATGGATTTTGTTAAAAAAACAAAACGAACCACTTAGTCAGTTTTCAACTACAAACAAGGAAAAACATACACTTTGGAAAATAGACACCCAAAGTGATATAGATTGGTTAGCAGATCATTTTGAAAATATACCAGATTTGTATATTGCTGACGGGCATCATCGTTCTGCATCGGCTGAAATGCTCTATAAAGACGATAAGCACTTAGGGAATCCAAATTTAGATTACTTTATGAGTTTTTTAATTGCCGAAAGTAATGTGAAAATTTATGAATTTAATAGAATAATTAAAGATCTTAATAATTACACCAAAGAAGATTTTCTAAAAAAAATAGCCCAACATTTTATTATTAAAGCTAAAGAACAAGAATTATGGAAACCACAAAATAAGTTTGAATTTGGAATGTATTTAGATGGGAATTTCTATGCTCTTTTCTATAAGAATGAGAAAATTAAAAACGATTCGTTTTTAGAAAATTTAGATGCTCAAATTTTATATGATACAATATTAAATCCCATTCTTGGAATTGAAGATTTACGTAATGATGAAAGAATAAAGTATATTCCTGGTAAGCAATCTATAACAGCAATTAAAGAAGTTATTGATGAGGGAAACTATAAAGTAGGATTTATGTTATATCCTTCAGATATTTCAGAAATTAAGACTTTAGCAGATAATAATTTAATTATGCCTCCAAAAAGCACTTATATTGAGCCAAAGTTTAGAAGTGGATTAATTGTTTATGAATTGTAA
- a CDS encoding acyltransferase family protein, translating to MKELPNLTQLRFFLALFVLLFHLPEYCINRGFPFYNELPLFFKGKEAVLVFFSLSGFLIIRGLIIEKEKNGFINLKRFYFRRILRIFPLYYLILCFGFIFYQVIAPHFGYNIQNDYNLTFGILLGATFFANVLATYKPGGIIEILWSIGIEEQFYLFVAPILYKVRIKWILGFLIVFTIIYFLLFHSNFENLSFLKKYSMYFYHFSFSGIIACLSLKFKMNLHYSFKIIVLSIFCLLFFSNIFVDYFISPMYNLFCMIFFSIAIWILSLKGIAVFNHNFLHHLGKISYGIYMYHAVMFQLIGFLYLKFNITTLISANQSILLFYSTVIIFTIIISHFSYKHFESYFIKLKKH from the coding sequence ATGAAAGAATTGCCTAATTTAACACAATTACGTTTTTTTTTAGCCTTATTTGTACTTTTATTCCATTTGCCTGAATATTGCATAAACAGAGGATTTCCATTTTATAATGAATTACCTTTATTTTTCAAAGGTAAGGAAGCAGTTTTAGTATTTTTTTCATTAAGTGGTTTTTTAATCATAAGAGGATTAATTATTGAAAAAGAAAAAAATGGATTCATCAATTTAAAAAGATTTTATTTCAGAAGAATCTTAAGAATCTTTCCATTATACTACCTTATTTTATGCTTTGGGTTTATTTTTTATCAAGTTATTGCACCTCATTTTGGATACAATATTCAAAACGATTATAATTTAACATTTGGAATTCTTTTAGGAGCAACTTTTTTTGCAAATGTGTTAGCAACTTACAAACCTGGTGGGATAATAGAAATACTTTGGTCTATTGGAATTGAAGAACAATTTTATTTATTTGTAGCACCTATTTTATATAAAGTTAGAATTAAGTGGATTCTAGGTTTTCTAATAGTATTTACAATTATATATTTTTTATTATTTCATTCAAATTTTGAAAACTTAAGCTTTTTAAAAAAGTATTCAATGTATTTTTATCACTTTTCATTTAGTGGCATAATTGCATGTTTATCTTTAAAATTTAAAATGAATTTGCATTATTCCTTTAAAATTATAGTTTTGAGTATTTTCTGCTTATTATTTTTTTCAAATATTTTTGTAGATTATTTTATTTCTCCAATGTATAATTTATTTTGTATGATTTTTTTTTCAATAGCAATTTGGATTTTATCATTAAAGGGAATAGCTGTTTTTAATCATAACTTTTTACATCATTTAGGTAAAATATCCTATGGAATTTATATGTATCATGCTGTTATGTTTCAATTGATTGGTTTTTTGTATCTTAAATTTAATATTACAACTTTAATTTCTGCAAATCAATCTATTTTGTTATTTTACAGTACAGTAATTATTTTCACAATTATAATTTCACATTTTTCATATAAACATTTTGAAAGCTATTTCATAAAACTCAAAAAACATTAA
- a CDS encoding YggS family pyridoxal phosphate-dependent enzyme, whose protein sequence is MSIAINLNDIKSSLPEQVTLVAVSKTKPISDLKEAYEAGQRIFGENKIQEMTDKYEEMPKDIEWHMIGHVQTNKVKYMAPYVSLIHGVDSFKLLKEINKQALKNNRIIDCLLQIHIAEEETKFGLDKKELEEILSSEEFKNFKNIKIVGLMGMATFTENQNQIKKEFLHLKSIFNTLQNQFETSNLKLKILSMGMSGDYQLAISCGSTMVRIGSSIFGHRK, encoded by the coding sequence ATGTCAATAGCAATTAATCTTAACGATATAAAATCATCACTTCCTGAGCAAGTTACTCTTGTTGCTGTTTCAAAAACGAAACCTATTAGTGATTTAAAAGAAGCTTATGAAGCTGGTCAGCGTATTTTTGGTGAAAATAAGATCCAAGAAATGACCGACAAATATGAAGAAATGCCAAAAGATATTGAATGGCACATGATAGGTCATGTTCAAACCAATAAAGTAAAATATATGGCTCCTTATGTAAGTTTGATACATGGAGTAGACAGCTTTAAACTTTTAAAAGAAATTAATAAACAAGCATTAAAAAATAATAGAATTATTGATTGTTTACTTCAAATTCACATAGCAGAAGAAGAAACAAAATTTGGTTTAGACAAAAAGGAATTAGAAGAAATTCTATCTTCTGAAGAGTTTAAAAACTTTAAGAATATTAAAATAGTTGGTTTAATGGGAATGGCTACTTTCACAGAAAATCAAAATCAAATTAAAAAAGAGTTTTTACATTTAAAATCTATTTTTAATACCTTACAAAATCAATTCGAAACCTCTAATTTAAAGCTAAAAATACTCTCAATGGGAATGTCTGGAGATTATCAGTTGGCAATTTCATGCGGAAGTACTATGGTTCGAATAGGAAGTAGTATATTTGGACACAGAAAATAG
- a CDS encoding exonuclease domain-containing protein, with protein sequence MYAILDIETTGGQYNEEGITEIAIYKFDGHEIVDQFISLVNPEKPIQPFVVKLTGINNAMLRSAPKFYEVAKRIIEITEGCVLVAHNAAFDYRILSTEFRRLGYTYKKSTLCTIELAKKLIPEQPSYSLGKLVRSLGIPIADRHRANGDAMATMKLFRLLLSKDSEKEIVKSYVKTEVKAGILPKLLDIVESLPSKIGIYYIHNEKGDVIYIGKSKNIKKRVNQHFTGTSPKSKKIQREVFTVTFEETGNELVALLKESEEIKINKPIYNRAQRKTLFQWALYAEKDSKGYIILKISKSDGRKKEITSFTSLQEGRKTLFKITEEYNLCQKLNGLYDTKKGCFQYDVKTCFGACIEKEKPEDYNKRVNEFIDQNTFLNNNMIIIDKGRSHDERSAILIENGVYKGYCFYGLNYQINNIEILKKLIIPMQNNRDTKNIIQGYLRKRKVMKVVTF encoded by the coding sequence TTGTACGCAATACTCGACATAGAAACTACAGGTGGACAATATAACGAAGAAGGAATTACTGAGATTGCCATCTATAAATTTGATGGACATGAAATAGTAGATCAGTTCATTAGTTTAGTAAATCCTGAAAAACCAATTCAGCCATTTGTAGTAAAATTAACTGGAATAAATAATGCAATGCTTCGTTCAGCACCAAAGTTTTATGAAGTAGCAAAACGTATTATTGAAATTACAGAAGGTTGTGTACTTGTTGCTCATAATGCTGCTTTTGACTATCGCATTTTAAGTACCGAATTCCGAAGACTTGGTTATACGTATAAAAAATCGACACTTTGCACCATTGAATTGGCTAAAAAATTAATTCCAGAACAGCCTTCATATAGTCTTGGGAAATTGGTTCGCTCACTTGGAATTCCTATTGCTGATAGACATAGAGCAAATGGAGATGCTATGGCAACAATGAAACTTTTTCGATTATTACTTTCAAAAGATAGTGAGAAAGAAATTGTAAAAAGTTATGTAAAAACAGAAGTAAAAGCAGGAATTCTTCCAAAATTACTTGATATAGTTGAATCATTACCTTCAAAAATAGGTATCTATTATATTCATAATGAAAAAGGAGATGTTATATACATTGGTAAAAGTAAAAACATAAAAAAGAGAGTAAACCAGCATTTCACAGGTACTAGCCCTAAGAGTAAAAAAATTCAAAGAGAAGTCTTTACTGTAACTTTTGAGGAAACAGGAAATGAATTAGTAGCTCTTTTAAAAGAAAGTGAAGAGATTAAAATTAATAAACCAATATACAATAGAGCACAACGAAAAACATTATTTCAATGGGCATTGTATGCTGAAAAAGATTCTAAAGGTTATATAATTTTAAAAATTTCCAAATCTGATGGCAGAAAAAAAGAAATCACTTCATTTACTTCTCTTCAAGAAGGAAGAAAAACACTTTTTAAAATAACAGAAGAATATAATTTATGCCAAAAATTAAATGGATTATATGACACTAAAAAAGGATGTTTTCAATATGATGTAAAAACTTGTTTTGGAGCTTGTATTGAAAAAGAAAAACCAGAAGATTATAATAAAAGAGTAAATGAATTTATAGATCAAAATACTTTTTTAAACAACAATATGATTATTATTGACAAAGGAAGATCTCATGATGAGAGAAGTGCAATATTAATTGAAAATGGAGTGTATAAAGGCTATTGTTTTTATGGTTTAAATTATCAAATTAATAATATAGAAATTTTAAAAAAGCTAATCATTCCAATGCAAAATAACAGAGATACTAAAAACATTATCCAAGGTTATTTAAGAAAACGAAAAGTAATGAAAGTAGTAACATTTTAA
- a CDS encoding ion transporter produces the protein MKSEKSIFKKFRQKAHIIIYGTNTVYGRLFDLFLLVVILLSVVLVMLETVQGFDTKYHDQVVFLEWSITIFFTIEYFLRVISINKPFKYIFSFYGIIDLIAVLPMYLSLFLTGTSVLTIIRAFRLIRLFKILNHPQFTGQSLHLKEAMLASRGKIVVFIYFVLISTVFIGSIMYVIEGPESGFTSIPTSIYWTIVTLTTVGYGDISPVTPLGQFVASFVMVLGYGIIAVPTGIVTAEMAKTNRKHPEINKKNPCANCGTEDHYTDAEFCYNCGNILRND, from the coding sequence ATGAAGTCCGAAAAATCAATATTTAAAAAATTTAGGCAAAAAGCACATATCATAATCTATGGTACAAACACAGTTTATGGTAGACTTTTCGATTTGTTTCTATTAGTCGTAATTCTTTTAAGTGTTGTATTAGTAATGCTTGAAACAGTTCAAGGTTTTGATACGAAATATCATGATCAAGTTGTGTTTTTAGAATGGAGTATTACTATTTTTTTTACAATTGAATATTTTTTACGAGTTATTTCTATAAACAAACCATTCAAATATATTTTTAGCTTTTATGGAATTATTGATTTAATAGCAGTGCTTCCTATGTATTTGTCATTATTTTTAACAGGAACAAGCGTATTAACCATAATAAGAGCATTTCGATTAATTCGATTATTCAAAATATTAAATCATCCTCAATTTACAGGACAATCATTGCATCTTAAAGAAGCTATGCTTGCTAGTAGAGGTAAAATTGTAGTTTTTATTTATTTTGTATTAATTAGCACTGTTTTTATAGGTTCAATTATGTATGTTATTGAAGGTCCAGAAAGTGGATTTACAAGTATACCTACAAGTATTTATTGGACTATTGTTACTTTAACAACTGTTGGATATGGAGATATTTCTCCTGTTACTCCTCTTGGTCAATTTGTTGCTTCTTTTGTAATGGTTTTAGGTTACGGAATTATTGCTGTTCCTACAGGAATTGTTACTGCGGAAATGGCAAAAACAAATCGTAAGCATCCTGAAATCAATAAGAAAAACCCTTGTGCAAATTGTGGAACAGAGGATCATTATACTGACGCTGAATTCTGCTATAATTGTGGAAATATATTAAGAAATGACTAA
- the miaA gene encoding tRNA (adenosine(37)-N6)-dimethylallyltransferase MiaA, producing the protein MTNFLITIIGPTAIGKTALSIKLAQHFNCEILSCDSRQFFKEMKIGTAVPNDDELKAAKHHFIQNKSIFENYSVGDFEEEALNKLNALFKENNIQILIGGSGLYVDAVLKGFDEFPEIDTSVRTEINEKYDQYGLIYLQEKLKELDIDYFTKISNENPQTLQNPQRMKRFVEVCIGTGKPYSSFIGRRKNERNFIPIIIGLEAEREIMYDRINQRVDIMMKEGLLGEATQLFPNKHLNALQTVGYRELFEFLDKKTTLDFAVEEIKKNTRRFAKRQITWFKRTENTKWFDYKTNIKEVTDYIKSRI; encoded by the coding sequence ATGACTAATTTTTTAATTACTATAATTGGTCCAACTGCCATAGGAAAAACAGCTTTAAGTATAAAGTTAGCACAACATTTTAATTGCGAAATTTTATCTTGTGATAGTCGTCAATTTTTCAAAGAAATGAAAATTGGCACTGCTGTTCCTAATGATGACGAATTGAAAGCAGCAAAGCATCATTTTATACAAAACAAATCCATCTTTGAGAATTATAGTGTAGGTGATTTTGAAGAAGAAGCTTTAAATAAACTGAATGCACTTTTTAAAGAAAATAATATTCAAATATTAATTGGAGGTTCTGGATTATATGTTGATGCTGTTTTAAAAGGATTTGATGAATTCCCAGAAATAGACACTTCAGTTAGAACAGAAATAAATGAAAAATATGATCAGTATGGATTAATTTATCTTCAAGAAAAACTAAAGGAATTAGATATAGACTATTTTACTAAAATTTCAAATGAAAATCCACAAACACTTCAAAATCCGCAACGTATGAAACGTTTTGTTGAAGTATGTATTGGAACAGGAAAACCATATTCAAGTTTCATTGGAAGACGAAAAAATGAAAGAAACTTCATCCCAATTATAATTGGATTAGAAGCGGAAAGAGAAATTATGTATGATAGAATAAATCAACGAGTAGATATTATGATGAAGGAAGGATTATTAGGAGAAGCTACTCAACTATTTCCAAATAAACATTTAAATGCATTACAAACTGTTGGTTACAGGGAACTTTTTGAATTTTTAGATAAAAAAACTACTTTAGATTTTGCTGTTGAAGAAATTAAAAAGAATACCCGACGCTTTGCAAAAAGACAAATTACATGGTTTAAGCGAACAGAAAACACAAAATGGTTTGATTATAAAACGAATATAAAAGAAGTTACAGACTATATAAAATCGAGAATATAA
- a CDS encoding acyl-[acyl-carrier-protein] thioesterase, whose translation MPISSKFTSILEQEYEINFLNCYPNGYLKYTDLCNLLQITAGNHADLGGISFTDMQVYHQAWVMSRMRLEIDKLPKWRDIIVIKTWIKSLENSRSIRCMEMYLNDEKIVGCETYWAVINTKTRRPDLLALPHEHFEKFQINATQQSTIKIDIDDSKVITTKKIVLSDLDVVNHVNNVKYLEWCFDYEDPKRIIKQEVKSLDINFMRELNLNDIAEINVSKKEAHTVYNITKEDKNAYALQIEWK comes from the coding sequence ATGCCTATATCATCAAAATTTACATCAATACTTGAACAAGAATATGAAATTAACTTTTTAAACTGCTATCCAAATGGCTATTTAAAATATACCGATTTATGCAATTTATTACAAATAACTGCTGGAAATCATGCAGATTTAGGAGGAATTAGTTTTACAGACATGCAAGTTTATCATCAAGCATGGGTAATGAGTAGAATGCGTTTAGAAATAGATAAACTTCCTAAATGGCGTGATATTATTGTTATAAAAACATGGATAAAAAGTTTAGAAAATTCACGTTCAATTCGATGTATGGAAATGTATCTCAATGATGAAAAAATAGTTGGGTGTGAAACGTATTGGGCAGTAATTAATACAAAAACAAGGCGTCCTGATTTATTAGCGTTGCCACATGAACATTTTGAGAAATTTCAAATTAATGCAACTCAACAATCTACTATTAAAATTGATATTGATGATTCCAAAGTTATTACTACTAAAAAAATAGTTTTATCGGATTTAGATGTTGTAAATCATGTAAATAACGTAAAATATTTAGAATGGTGTTTTGATTATGAAGATCCTAAAAGAATAATAAAGCAAGAAGTAAAATCATTAGATATTAATTTTATGCGTGAATTAAATTTAAATGACATTGCCGAAATTAATGTTTCTAAAAAAGAAGCACATACTGTTTATAATATTACTAAAGAGGATAAAAATGCTTATGCATTACAAATAGAATGGAAATAA
- a CDS encoding response regulator transcription factor, which yields MEARKILLVEDDPNFGAILKDYLIINDFDVTLAKNGMEGFEKFKKDIYDLCILDVMMPYKDGYTLAREIREKNQEVPIIFLTAKTLKEDVLKGYKVGADDYLNKPFDSEVLLMKIKAIIQRKATEVKPDNTKFEFEIGKFHLNSKLRFLSFENEEPVKLSPKECELLKMLALHENDLMPRELALTKIWRDDNYFTSRSMDVYIAKLRKYMKRDENVEILNIHGEGFRLVVKK from the coding sequence ATGGAAGCTAGAAAAATTTTATTAGTTGAAGATGACCCAAATTTTGGAGCTATATTAAAGGATTACCTAATCATTAATGATTTTGATGTAACCTTAGCAAAGAACGGAATGGAAGGGTTTGAAAAATTTAAAAAAGATATTTACGATTTATGTATATTAGATGTGATGATGCCGTATAAAGATGGATATACATTAGCAAGAGAAATTCGTGAAAAAAATCAAGAAGTACCTATTATATTTTTAACAGCTAAAACATTAAAAGAAGATGTTTTAAAAGGATACAAAGTAGGAGCAGATGATTATTTAAATAAACCATTTGACTCTGAAGTACTTTTAATGAAAATTAAAGCTATTATTCAAAGAAAAGCAACAGAAGTTAAACCAGATAATACAAAATTTGAATTTGAAATTGGAAAGTTTCATTTAAATTCTAAACTTCGTTTCTTATCATTTGAAAATGAAGAACCAGTTAAATTATCGCCAAAAGAGTGTGAATTACTAAAAATGTTAGCATTACATGAAAATGATTTAATGCCTAGAGAGTTAGCATTAACAAAAATATGGAGAGATGATAATTATTTTACATCTAGAAGTATGGACGTTTACATAGCTAAACTTAGAAAATACATGAAACGTGATGAAAATGTTGAGATTCTTAACATTCACGGTGAAGGATTTAGATTAGTAGTTAAGAAATAA